The Streptomyces phaeolivaceus genome has a window encoding:
- a CDS encoding (2,3-dihydroxybenzoyl)adenylate synthase, protein MSIEPLALDGVVPFPSETAAKYVAEGYWRDQTLPELLFATAERCPDKLAVIDRKAELSYAQLTDEVLRLAAGLRDLGLSRGDRVVVHLPNIYEYIAFVFALWELGAVPVVAPIAHRRAEIEHFVEITEARAYITVASDSGTDLAAMAADLKQRWPHLEHTVVLERDGGGAEYKALQSKGSLEHARRCSPQDVALLQMSGGTTGVPKLMPHTHQTYGYALRRSVGERGITEQTVHLLVIPICHSMSTRSPGFLGAFSVGATIVIAPNGSPDAAFPLIEKHGVTRVSLVPPILLAWLNSSLRKSYDISSLQVLMCGGAKLTESVAGRVEPEFGVQLSQSFGMGEGLVVSNPADVDRATSVRYQGRPASAADEIQVIDDEGNEVPPGAPGHLLTRGPSVIRGYYRNPEQNALAFTSDGFYRTGDIVERDERGFIRVVGRSKDQINRGGEKIAPEELENALLTHAGVHNASVVGVDDEVLGERVKAYLIPRTPESAAELTLGKLRQFLRDKGLATFKLPDVVEVVDEFPYTAVGKVSKRLQRELS, encoded by the coding sequence GTGAGCATCGAACCGTTGGCCCTTGACGGGGTCGTTCCGTTTCCGTCGGAGACGGCAGCCAAGTACGTCGCCGAGGGGTACTGGCGCGATCAGACGCTGCCGGAGCTGCTGTTCGCCACCGCGGAGCGCTGCCCCGACAAACTCGCTGTCATCGACCGCAAGGCCGAGTTGAGCTACGCACAGCTCACGGACGAGGTCCTGCGCCTCGCTGCCGGCCTGCGGGATCTGGGGCTGAGCCGTGGCGACCGGGTGGTGGTACACCTGCCCAACATCTATGAGTACATCGCCTTCGTCTTCGCCTTGTGGGAGCTGGGGGCGGTTCCCGTCGTCGCTCCCATCGCGCACCGTCGTGCCGAGATCGAGCACTTCGTCGAGATCACCGAGGCGCGTGCCTACATCACGGTCGCCTCGGACAGCGGTACCGATCTCGCCGCGATGGCCGCCGACCTGAAGCAGCGTTGGCCCCATCTGGAGCACACCGTAGTGCTCGAACGTGATGGCGGCGGCGCCGAGTACAAGGCGTTGCAGTCGAAGGGATCGCTCGAGCACGCGCGACGGTGCAGCCCGCAGGACGTCGCTCTGTTGCAGATGTCGGGCGGCACGACGGGCGTTCCGAAGCTGATGCCGCACACTCACCAGACGTACGGCTACGCACTGCGCCGAAGCGTTGGGGAACGCGGCATCACCGAGCAGACCGTGCATCTGCTGGTCATACCGATCTGTCACAGCATGTCGACGCGTTCGCCCGGATTTCTCGGTGCGTTCAGCGTGGGCGCCACCATCGTGATCGCACCGAACGGCAGCCCCGATGCGGCGTTCCCGCTGATCGAGAAGCACGGGGTGACCCGCGTTTCGCTGGTACCCCCGATCCTGCTGGCCTGGCTGAACTCCTCGCTCCGCAAGTCCTATGACATCTCCAGCTTGCAGGTGCTCATGTGCGGCGGCGCGAAGCTGACCGAATCAGTGGCGGGGCGGGTCGAGCCGGAGTTCGGCGTGCAGCTGTCGCAGAGCTTCGGGATGGGCGAGGGCCTGGTCGTCAGCAATCCCGCCGACGTCGATCGGGCCACCAGCGTGCGATACCAGGGCCGGCCGGCATCGGCGGCCGATGAGATCCAGGTCATCGATGACGAGGGCAACGAAGTGCCACCCGGTGCACCCGGTCACCTGCTGACCCGGGGACCGTCGGTGATTCGCGGGTACTACCGCAACCCCGAGCAGAACGCGCTGGCGTTCACCAGCGACGGCTTCTACCGCACCGGTGACATCGTCGAGCGGGACGAGCGCGGATTCATCAGGGTCGTGGGACGGTCGAAGGACCAGATCAACCGGGGCGGCGAGAAGATCGCGCCCGAGGAGCTGGAGAACGCGCTGCTCACTCATGCCGGCGTCCACAACGCCTCCGTCGTCGGCGTCGATGACGAGGTTCTCGGCGAACGTGTCAAGGCGTACCTGATTCCCCGGACGCCGGAGAGCGCGGCCGAGCTGACCTTGGGCAAGCTGCGCCAGTTCCTGCGCGACAAGGGCCTCGCCACGTTCAAGCTTCCCGATGTCGTGGAGGTCGTCGACGAGTTCCCGTACACTGCGGTCGGCAAGGTCAGCAAGCGCCTGCAGCGCGAGCTGAGCTAG
- a CDS encoding FAD-dependent oxidoreductase, whose translation MSNQTTTRVLVVGAGPVGMVCALALNRRGIPVTVLESEPAPVRDQRAATIHPSTLEMLDALGVTEKIRAHSLLSSTYRFHDRPTGEVVAEFDLGRLKDEVRFPYVLQYEQYKLTAAIAEEYANESDFDVRFSHTLTGLTQTASGIEVEYTSPAGPERMAAAYVVGCDGGRSTVRKLAGIEFEGFTYPERFIKIATSFDLKTVKPDLAFRNYFSDPHEWANVFKVRGETPEGLWRVILPIGHDEDDATALSPARVEQRLQKFLPKTGSYDVEYRNVYPVNQRVAATFRQGRILLAGDSAHVNNPIGGMGMNGGIHDAVNLTEKLAKVIAGAAGDDLLDLYSRQRRHAAVNYVQAQTIANKRLLEERDPEVRRHNFDELRRTAGKFDTARAYMRRAALFDSLQDAAAIT comes from the coding sequence ATGTCGAACCAGACAACAACACGCGTCCTCGTCGTGGGCGCGGGCCCCGTCGGAATGGTCTGCGCGCTGGCGCTGAATCGGCGCGGTATCCCGGTGACCGTTCTCGAGTCCGAGCCGGCGCCGGTGCGGGATCAGCGCGCGGCGACCATCCATCCGAGCACACTGGAGATGCTCGACGCCCTGGGCGTCACCGAGAAGATCCGGGCGCACAGTCTGCTCTCGAGCACCTATCGCTTCCACGACCGGCCGACCGGAGAGGTCGTGGCGGAGTTCGATCTCGGCCGGCTCAAGGACGAGGTCCGGTTCCCGTACGTACTGCAGTACGAGCAGTACAAGCTGACCGCTGCCATCGCCGAGGAATACGCGAACGAATCCGACTTCGACGTCCGGTTCTCCCACACGCTGACCGGTCTGACCCAAACCGCGAGCGGCATCGAGGTGGAGTACACCTCACCCGCCGGCCCAGAACGCATGGCGGCGGCCTACGTCGTCGGCTGTGACGGTGGCCGATCGACGGTACGCAAGCTCGCCGGTATCGAATTCGAAGGATTCACCTATCCGGAGCGGTTCATCAAGATCGCGACCAGCTTCGACCTCAAGACCGTCAAGCCGGATCTGGCGTTCCGCAACTACTTCTCCGACCCCCATGAGTGGGCCAACGTGTTCAAGGTGAGGGGAGAGACGCCCGAGGGGCTCTGGCGAGTGATCCTGCCGATCGGCCACGACGAGGACGACGCCACCGCGTTGTCACCGGCGCGCGTCGAGCAGCGGCTGCAGAAGTTCCTCCCGAAGACCGGCTCGTACGACGTCGAGTACCGCAACGTCTACCCGGTCAATCAGCGCGTGGCCGCGACCTTCCGTCAGGGGCGCATCCTGCTCGCCGGCGACAGCGCGCACGTCAACAACCCGATCGGCGGCATGGGCATGAACGGCGGCATCCATGACGCCGTCAACCTGACGGAGAAGCTCGCGAAGGTGATCGCCGGTGCGGCCGGCGACGACCTGCTCGACCTTTACAGCCGCCAGCGCCGCCATGCCGCGGTGAACTACGTACAGGCCCAGACGATCGCCAACAAACGGCTGTTGGAAGAACGCGACCCCGAGGTGCGTCGACACAACTTCGACGAACTGCGCCGCACCGCCGGGAAGTTCGACACCGCCCGGGCCTACATGCGCCGCGCGGCCCTGTTCGACAGCCTGCAAGACGCTGCCGCCATCACCTGA
- the dapB gene encoding 4-hydroxy-tetrahydrodipicolinate reductase, whose amino-acid sequence MTRVAVLGARGRMGVASVRAIEASSDLTVVAEIDIDDDVQDIVDHNADVVLVFSPPDVAHEQVQWCIKQGIHVVVGTSGFDEQAVEQIRAALVDHGDVSVFVVPNFSLGAVLMTKFAAKAAPFFESVEIIEMHHPDKVDAPSGTAQHTAELIGRARAEAGCAPSPDATYLDPHGVRGGRIDGVSVHSVRVRGFMSSQEVLFGVDGEILRLRYDSVTRESLMPGVLTALRAVPSLTGVTVGLDAVLGLG is encoded by the coding sequence ATGACTCGAGTTGCTGTGTTGGGGGCCCGCGGGCGGATGGGCGTGGCGTCGGTCCGCGCGATTGAGGCAAGCTCCGACTTGACCGTGGTTGCCGAGATCGACATTGATGACGACGTGCAGGACATCGTCGACCACAACGCTGATGTCGTGCTCGTGTTCTCGCCGCCGGACGTTGCCCACGAGCAAGTCCAGTGGTGCATCAAGCAAGGCATTCATGTGGTGGTGGGGACATCCGGCTTCGACGAGCAGGCTGTGGAGCAGATCCGTGCCGCGCTGGTCGACCATGGTGACGTCAGCGTGTTCGTCGTTCCGAACTTCTCGCTCGGTGCGGTGCTGATGACCAAGTTCGCCGCAAAGGCCGCCCCGTTCTTCGAGTCTGTCGAGATCATCGAGATGCATCACCCTGACAAGGTGGACGCGCCATCGGGAACGGCGCAGCACACGGCCGAACTGATCGGTCGCGCTCGCGCCGAAGCGGGCTGCGCCCCGTCACCCGATGCCACCTACCTCGACCCACATGGCGTGCGGGGCGGGCGGATCGACGGAGTCTCCGTACACTCGGTCCGAGTCCGTGGGTTCATGTCCTCGCAAGAGGTGCTGTTCGGCGTCGACGGCGAGATTCTGAGGCTGCGATACGACTCCGTAACACGCGAGTCCCTCATGCCCGGAGTGCTCACCGCGCTACGCGCCGTCCCCAGTCTCACCGGAGTGACGGTCGGACTCGACGCCGTACTGGGCCTGGGCTGA
- a CDS encoding DUF4259 domain-containing protein gives MGGWDTGPFGIDTAADFANSLDDAEPEEREAPVRGILTRTVDATGRLTEGE, from the coding sequence ATGGGCGGCTGGGACACTGGCCCCTTCGGCATCGACACGGCAGCGGACTTCGCCAACTCCCTCGACGACGCCGAACCCGAGGAGCGCGAGGCACCGGTCCGTGGCATCCTCACGCGCACCGTCGACGCCACCGGCCGGCTCACCGAAGGAGAATAG
- the tcuA gene encoding FAD-dependent tricarballylate dehydrogenase TcuA, with product MRDPEVVVVGGGNAGYCAAHAAAERGRRVVLLEKAPRAHAGGNSYYTLGSTRMVHDGLGDLLQVLEPDERHARTEVPPYPAAEFLADLERVTGGRGDKELAEAVVEGSRDAVRWLHALGLRFQLMYERQAHESPDGTFVFWGGSHVSNIDGGPGLISAHERIASRLGVEVRYNCSVTGLMTDGGSVVGVRIGDQELPAESVVIASGGFEANAQWRQRYLGDGWQHAKVRGTPYNTGDLIGAALEIGADRGGDWSTCHSVPWDASFPENESNRALTNRLSRYGYPLGIVVNRRGQRFFDEGADFRNYTYAKYGKVILEQPGSVAFQVFDAKSRPMLAAYEYEMPGIVPVVADSVEELAAAMDVDVDGFVQTVREFNSSIDTSRPLDPTIKDGRSAAVEPVKSNWASAVEAPPYYAYPVTCGISFTFGGLRGDVDGRVLDRSGEPIPGLFACGETLGGLFSANYPTGAGLTAGMVIGRRAGSLA from the coding sequence ATGCGCGATCCGGAAGTTGTTGTGGTGGGCGGAGGAAACGCCGGTTACTGCGCGGCTCACGCGGCGGCCGAGCGCGGGCGACGCGTAGTGCTGCTGGAGAAGGCGCCGCGGGCGCACGCCGGCGGGAACAGCTACTACACCCTGGGTTCGACCCGGATGGTGCACGACGGGCTCGGCGACCTGCTCCAGGTCCTTGAGCCTGATGAGCGTCACGCGCGTACCGAGGTCCCGCCGTATCCGGCGGCGGAGTTCCTGGCCGATCTGGAGCGGGTCACCGGAGGGCGGGGCGACAAGGAACTTGCCGAGGCTGTCGTCGAAGGCTCGCGTGACGCTGTCCGCTGGCTGCACGCATTGGGGCTGCGATTCCAACTGATGTATGAGCGGCAAGCTCACGAGAGTCCCGACGGGACCTTCGTGTTCTGGGGTGGATCGCACGTGTCCAACATCGACGGCGGACCTGGGCTGATATCGGCCCATGAGCGCATCGCCTCACGACTCGGAGTCGAGGTGCGCTACAACTGTTCGGTCACGGGGCTGATGACTGACGGTGGTTCGGTCGTCGGCGTTCGGATAGGCGATCAGGAGCTGCCGGCGGAGTCGGTGGTGATCGCCAGCGGCGGTTTCGAGGCGAATGCGCAATGGCGTCAGCGTTACCTGGGAGACGGCTGGCAGCACGCGAAGGTGCGGGGCACGCCGTACAACACCGGTGATCTGATCGGCGCGGCGCTGGAGATAGGCGCAGATCGTGGAGGTGACTGGTCGACTTGCCACAGTGTTCCGTGGGACGCGTCATTTCCCGAGAACGAGAGCAATCGTGCCTTGACGAACAGGCTCAGCCGGTACGGCTATCCGCTCGGCATCGTCGTCAACCGCCGGGGCCAACGGTTCTTCGACGAAGGCGCGGACTTTCGCAACTATACGTACGCGAAGTACGGCAAGGTGATCCTCGAACAGCCGGGTTCGGTGGCGTTTCAGGTATTCGATGCGAAGTCGCGCCCGATGCTGGCGGCGTACGAGTACGAGATGCCCGGGATCGTCCCGGTCGTCGCCGACAGCGTCGAAGAGCTTGCCGCGGCCATGGATGTCGATGTCGACGGATTCGTGCAGACGGTTCGGGAGTTCAACTCGTCGATCGACACCAGCCGTCCGCTCGATCCGACGATCAAGGACGGCCGCAGCGCAGCGGTGGAGCCCGTCAAGAGCAATTGGGCATCGGCGGTCGAGGCGCCGCCGTACTACGCGTATCCGGTGACTTGTGGAATCAGTTTCACCTTCGGTGGCCTGCGCGGTGACGTTGACGGCCGGGTGCTCGATCGGTCGGGTGAGCCCATCCCCGGACTCTTCGCGTGCGGTGAAACGCTCGGCGGGCTCTTCAGCGCGAACTACCCGACGGGCGCCGGCCTGACCGCCGGAATGGTGATCGGGCGACGTGCCGGCTCGCTCGCCTGA
- a CDS encoding lysine N(6)-hydroxylase/L-ornithine N(5)-oxygenase family protein, protein MTKDELVNGGDRHLGSGECADGEVDILGIGFGPSNLSLAIAIEELNERRPAGRRLTARFVDARRQFGWHDGMLLPGATMQISFLKDLVSPRTPTSSFTFLNYLHEQGRVSDFINLKTFFPTRREFHGYLSWAASRIDLPVSYGTRATRIDWSGGRFEVTLESVVDGSEVTKVAARHVVIGSGSRPVLPEGIEPGPRVFHNHQLLNRLAELPSRTNGRFLVVGSGQSAAEVAAYLHDSYPDAEVHASFRRYGYTPSDDTPYANRIFDPEAVDEFYTAPPELKQQLLDYHWQTNYSAVDADLIEDLYRREYDEGTRGVRRLIVHRVTGIERLSEGSDGVTVTIRDLGNRGSTTLEVDAAIFATGFRPADTRGMLGPSIDGSSSFEGDRPIVERDYRLRLRSVPERIFFNGGVLHSHGLTSSLLSNVAIRAADILRAITGEQPDHPATRQRLPAANRTDPR, encoded by the coding sequence ATGACGAAGGATGAGTTGGTCAATGGCGGTGACCGTCATCTCGGATCGGGAGAGTGCGCCGACGGCGAGGTCGACATTCTTGGTATCGGTTTCGGGCCGTCGAATCTGAGCCTGGCGATCGCGATCGAGGAACTCAATGAGCGTCGACCTGCGGGCCGACGGCTGACGGCGAGGTTCGTCGATGCCCGGCGGCAATTCGGGTGGCATGACGGGATGTTGTTGCCGGGCGCGACCATGCAGATCAGTTTCCTGAAGGACCTGGTCTCGCCGCGAACCCCGACCAGTTCGTTCACGTTCCTGAACTACCTGCATGAGCAGGGGCGGGTGTCCGACTTCATCAATCTCAAGACGTTCTTCCCGACGAGACGTGAGTTCCACGGGTACTTGAGCTGGGCCGCGAGCCGGATCGACCTTCCGGTCTCCTACGGTACGAGGGCGACCCGTATCGACTGGAGTGGCGGGAGGTTCGAGGTCACGCTCGAGTCCGTGGTCGACGGCTCGGAGGTGACGAAGGTCGCGGCACGTCATGTGGTGATCGGCTCCGGAAGCCGGCCGGTGCTGCCGGAGGGGATCGAGCCGGGACCCAGGGTGTTCCACAACCATCAGTTGCTGAACAGGCTCGCCGAGTTGCCCTCGCGGACGAACGGCCGCTTCCTGGTCGTAGGGTCCGGGCAGAGTGCGGCGGAGGTCGCTGCGTACCTGCACGATTCGTATCCCGATGCCGAAGTACACGCGTCCTTCCGCCGGTACGGCTATACCCCGTCCGACGACACGCCCTACGCCAACCGCATCTTCGATCCGGAGGCGGTTGACGAGTTCTACACGGCACCGCCGGAGCTCAAGCAGCAACTGCTGGACTATCACTGGCAGACCAACTACTCCGCCGTCGATGCCGACCTCATCGAGGATCTCTACCGGCGTGAGTACGACGAAGGCACGCGTGGTGTGCGTCGGCTGATCGTGCACCGGGTCACCGGGATCGAGCGGCTGAGCGAGGGCTCCGACGGGGTCACAGTGACGATCCGTGACCTGGGAAACCGGGGCAGCACCACGCTCGAGGTCGACGCCGCCATCTTCGCCACCGGGTTCCGTCCCGCGGACACCCGCGGCATGCTCGGGCCGAGCATTGACGGGTCGTCCTCGTTCGAGGGGGATCGCCCGATCGTCGAGCGTGACTACCGGCTGCGTCTGCGCAGCGTTCCCGAACGGATCTTCTTCAACGGCGGGGTCCTGCACAGTCACGGGTTGACCTCGTCCCTGCTGTCCAACGTCGCGATCCGCGCCGCCGACATTCTGCGTGCGATCACCGGCGAGCAGCCCGATCACCCCGCCACCCGGCAACGATTGCCTGCTGCGAACCGGACCGACCCCCGATAG
- a CDS encoding MbtH family protein, with the protein MAQNPFDDDNGSFYALINREEQHSLWPTFKPVPAGWSIAYGEPGGRPRQEVLDWIDEHWTDIRPKSLRDHISRYETHNTDKAAGTSDAALA; encoded by the coding sequence ATGGCCCAGAACCCGTTCGACGACGACAACGGTTCCTTCTACGCGTTGATCAACCGCGAGGAGCAACACTCGTTGTGGCCGACGTTCAAGCCGGTGCCGGCCGGTTGGAGCATCGCGTACGGCGAACCCGGCGGCAGACCGCGCCAGGAAGTACTCGACTGGATCGACGAGCACTGGACCGACATCCGCCCGAAGTCGTTGCGCGATCACATTTCCCGGTACGAGACACACAACACCGACAAGGCCGCCGGCACCTCCGATGCCGCCCTTGCGTAG
- the panD gene encoding aspartate 1-decarboxylase translates to MLREVLGGKIHRATVTQADLHYVGSLTLDEDLARAAGLTEGEKVQVVDITNGARLETYIIIGAAGSGEICINGAAAHLIHPGDLVIIMSFVLAEESELADYQPKVVHVDANNRIIALGNDLAEPVPGADDQVSSRVR, encoded by the coding sequence ATGCTTCGCGAAGTCCTGGGCGGAAAAATCCACCGCGCCACTGTCACCCAGGCCGACTTGCACTACGTGGGTTCGCTGACACTCGATGAAGACCTCGCGCGTGCCGCGGGCCTGACCGAAGGTGAGAAAGTTCAAGTCGTCGACATCACCAACGGGGCCCGTCTCGAGACCTACATCATCATCGGGGCCGCCGGAAGTGGCGAAATCTGCATCAACGGCGCGGCGGCACATCTCATCCACCCCGGCGACCTGGTGATCATCATGTCTTTCGTGCTGGCCGAGGAGTCCGAACTGGCCGACTACCAGCCCAAGGTCGTGCACGTCGACGCCAACAACCGCATCATCGCCTTGGGCAATGACCTCGCCGAGCCGGTCCCAGGGGCGGACGATCAGGTTTCTTCTCGCGTGAGGTGA